In one Ananas comosus cultivar F153 linkage group 12, ASM154086v1, whole genome shotgun sequence genomic region, the following are encoded:
- the LOC109718716 gene encoding probable phytol kinase, chloroplastic isoform X3: protein MWRGVAAHSPLLLRALPPPPPPTLLLVPTTNTTTTTTSLAPLLRASSPAPPRLRRVAAAAAAMHDGAAAALVMGGAYSLVLAFDKLSERHIVEQSLSRKIVHVLSGILFMSSWPFFSSSAAARYFAAIVPLLNCIRLLTHGLRLFTNEALIKSVTREGKPEELLRGPLYYVIVLLFCVLVFWRDSPVGVVSLSMMSGGDGFADIVGRRYGAIKLPYNRKKSWVGSISMFLSGFVFSIGMLFYFSCFGYICLDWERAIWKVALVSFAATLVESLPISDVLDDNISVPLASMLTAFLVFGSSPQWIESN from the exons ATGTGGAGGGGAGTCGCCGCgcactctcctctcctcctacgagcccttcctcctcctcctcctcctacccTGCTTCTTGTACCCACCaccaacaccaccaccaccaccacctctctCGCCCCTCTCCTCAGAGCCTCCTCCCCTGCGCCGCCGCGGCTCCGCCGtgttgcggcggcggcggcggcgatgcacgacggcgccgccgccgccctcgtcaTGGGCGGCGCCTACTCCCTCGTCCTCGCCTTCGATAAGCTCTCCGAGAGGCATATCGTCGAACAG AGCTTAAGCAGAAAGATAGTGCATGTACTCTCTGGGATCCTTTTTATGTCCTCCTGGccattttttag TTCGTCGGCGGCAGCGCGGTATTTTGCTGCTATTGTTCCTCTCTTGAATTGCATTAGGCTTCTTACCCACGGCCTCCGCCTTTTTACCAATGAAGCTCTAATCAAATCGGTTACGCGCGAAGGAAAACCCGa GGAACTACTTAGAGGTCCATTATACTATGTCATAGTACTGTTGTTTTGTGTTTTAGTTTTCTGGCGCGACTCTCCGGTAGGGGTTGTGTCATTATCTATGATGAGTGGTGGTGATG GATTTGCCGATATTGTCGGTAGAAGGTATGGTGCAATAAAGCTTCCCTATAATAGGAAGAAGAGCTGGGTTGGGAGCATTTCCATGTTTTTATCCGGCTTCGTTTTCTCCATTGG GATGCTGTTCTACTTCTCATGTTTTGGGTACATCTGTTTGGATTGGGAGCGAGCAATTTGGAAAGTAGCATTGGTTTCTTTTGCAGCTACTTTGGTGGAATCACTTCCTATTAGTGACGTCTTGGATGATAACATATCTGTCCCTTTGGCAAGCATGTTAACAGCCTTTCTCGTTTTCGGTTCTAGTCCGCA
- the LOC109718716 gene encoding probable phytol kinase, chloroplastic isoform X6, producing the protein MWRGVAAHSPLLLRALPPPPPPTLLLVPTTNTTTTTTSLAPLLRASSPAPPRLRRVAAAAAAMHDGAAAALVMGGAYSLVLAFDKLSERHIVEQSLSRKIVHVLSGILFMSSWPFFSSSAAARYFAAIVPLLNCIRLLTHGLRLFTNEALIKSVTREGKPEELLRGPLYYVIVLLFCVLVFWRDSPVGVVSLSMMSGGDGFADIVGRRYGAIKLPYNRKKSWVGSISMFLSGFVFSIGMLFYFSCFGYICLDWERAIWKVALVSFAATLVESLPISDVLDDNISVPLASMLTAFLVFGSSPQ; encoded by the exons ATGTGGAGGGGAGTCGCCGCgcactctcctctcctcctacgagcccttcctcctcctcctcctcctacccTGCTTCTTGTACCCACCaccaacaccaccaccaccaccacctctctCGCCCCTCTCCTCAGAGCCTCCTCCCCTGCGCCGCCGCGGCTCCGCCGtgttgcggcggcggcggcggcgatgcacgacggcgccgccgccgccctcgtcaTGGGCGGCGCCTACTCCCTCGTCCTCGCCTTCGATAAGCTCTCCGAGAGGCATATCGTCGAACAG AGCTTAAGCAGAAAGATAGTGCATGTACTCTCTGGGATCCTTTTTATGTCCTCCTGGccattttttag TTCGTCGGCGGCAGCGCGGTATTTTGCTGCTATTGTTCCTCTCTTGAATTGCATTAGGCTTCTTACCCACGGCCTCCGCCTTTTTACCAATGAAGCTCTAATCAAATCGGTTACGCGCGAAGGAAAACCCGa GGAACTACTTAGAGGTCCATTATACTATGTCATAGTACTGTTGTTTTGTGTTTTAGTTTTCTGGCGCGACTCTCCGGTAGGGGTTGTGTCATTATCTATGATGAGTGGTGGTGATG GATTTGCCGATATTGTCGGTAGAAGGTATGGTGCAATAAAGCTTCCCTATAATAGGAAGAAGAGCTGGGTTGGGAGCATTTCCATGTTTTTATCCGGCTTCGTTTTCTCCATTGG GATGCTGTTCTACTTCTCATGTTTTGGGTACATCTGTTTGGATTGGGAGCGAGCAATTTGGAAAGTAGCATTGGTTTCTTTTGCAGCTACTTTGGTGGAATCACTTCCTATTAGTGACGTCTTGGATGATAACATATCTGTCCCTTTGGCAAGCATGTTAACAGCCTTTCTCGTTTTCGGTTCTAGTCCGCA
- the LOC109718716 gene encoding probable phytol kinase, chloroplastic isoform X5: MWRGVAAHSPLLLRALPPPPPPTLLLVPTTNTTTTTTSLAPLLRASSPAPPRLRRVAAAAAAMHDGAAAALVMGGAYSLVLAFDKLSERHIVEQSLSRKIVHVLSGILFMSSWPFFSSSAAARYFAAIVPLLNCIRLLTHGLRLFTNEALIKSVTREGKPEELLRGPLYYVIVLLFCVLVFWRDSPVGVVSLSMMSGGDGFADIVGRRYGAIKLPYNRKKSWVGSISMFLSGFVFSIGMLFYFSCFGYICLDWERAIWKVALVSFAATLVESLPISDVLDDNISVPLASMLTAFLVFGSSPQ; this comes from the exons ATGTGGAGGGGAGTCGCCGCgcactctcctctcctcctacgagcccttcctcctcctcctcctcctacccTGCTTCTTGTACCCACCaccaacaccaccaccaccaccacctctctCGCCCCTCTCCTCAGAGCCTCCTCCCCTGCGCCGCCGCGGCTCCGCCGtgttgcggcggcggcggcggcgatgcacgacggcgccgccgccgccctcgtcaTGGGCGGCGCCTACTCCCTCGTCCTCGCCTTCGATAAGCTCTCCGAGAGGCATATCGTCGAACAG AGCTTAAGCAGAAAGATAGTGCATGTACTCTCTGGGATCCTTTTTATGTCCTCCTGGccattttttag TTCGTCGGCGGCAGCGCGGTATTTTGCTGCTATTGTTCCTCTCTTGAATTGCATTAGGCTTCTTACCCACGGCCTCCGCCTTTTTACCAATGAAGCTCTAATCAAATCGGTTACGCGCGAAGGAAAACCCGa GGAACTACTTAGAGGTCCATTATACTATGTCATAGTACTGTTGTTTTGTGTTTTAGTTTTCTGGCGCGACTCTCCGGTAGGGGTTGTGTCATTATCTATGATGAGTGGTGGTGATG GATTTGCCGATATTGTCGGTAGAAGGTATGGTGCAATAAAGCTTCCCTATAATAGGAAGAAGAGCTGGGTTGGGAGCATTTCCATGTTTTTATCCGGCTTCGTTTTCTCCATTGG GATGCTGTTCTACTTCTCATGTTTTGGGTACATCTGTTTGGATTGGGAGCGAGCAATTTGGAAAGTAGCATTGGTTTCTTTTGCAGCTACTTTGGTGGAATCACTTCCTATTAGTGACGTCTTGGATGATAACATATCTGTCCCTTTGGCAAGCATGTTAACAGCCTTTCTCGTTTTCGGTTCTAGTCCGCAGTGA
- the LOC109718716 gene encoding probable phytol kinase, chloroplastic isoform X4 has protein sequence MWRGVAAHSPLLLRALPPPPPPTLLLVPTTNTTTTTTSLAPLLRASSPAPPRLRRVAAAAAAMHDGAAAALVMGGAYSLVLAFDKLSERHIVEQSLSRKIVHVLSGILFMSSWPFFSSSAAARYFAAIVPLLNCIRLLTHGLRLFTNEALIKSVTREGKPEELLRGPLYYVIVLLFCVLVFWRDSPVGVVSLSMMSGGDGFADIVGRRYGAIKLPYNRKKSWVGSISMFLSGFVFSIGMLFYFSCFGYICLDWERAIWKVALVSFAATLVESLPISDVLDDNISVPLASMLTAFLVFGSSPHVV, from the exons ATGTGGAGGGGAGTCGCCGCgcactctcctctcctcctacgagcccttcctcctcctcctcctcctacccTGCTTCTTGTACCCACCaccaacaccaccaccaccaccacctctctCGCCCCTCTCCTCAGAGCCTCCTCCCCTGCGCCGCCGCGGCTCCGCCGtgttgcggcggcggcggcggcgatgcacgacggcgccgccgccgccctcgtcaTGGGCGGCGCCTACTCCCTCGTCCTCGCCTTCGATAAGCTCTCCGAGAGGCATATCGTCGAACAG AGCTTAAGCAGAAAGATAGTGCATGTACTCTCTGGGATCCTTTTTATGTCCTCCTGGccattttttag TTCGTCGGCGGCAGCGCGGTATTTTGCTGCTATTGTTCCTCTCTTGAATTGCATTAGGCTTCTTACCCACGGCCTCCGCCTTTTTACCAATGAAGCTCTAATCAAATCGGTTACGCGCGAAGGAAAACCCGa GGAACTACTTAGAGGTCCATTATACTATGTCATAGTACTGTTGTTTTGTGTTTTAGTTTTCTGGCGCGACTCTCCGGTAGGGGTTGTGTCATTATCTATGATGAGTGGTGGTGATG GATTTGCCGATATTGTCGGTAGAAGGTATGGTGCAATAAAGCTTCCCTATAATAGGAAGAAGAGCTGGGTTGGGAGCATTTCCATGTTTTTATCCGGCTTCGTTTTCTCCATTGG GATGCTGTTCTACTTCTCATGTTTTGGGTACATCTGTTTGGATTGGGAGCGAGCAATTTGGAAAGTAGCATTGGTTTCTTTTGCAGCTACTTTGGTGGAATCACTTCCTATTAGTGACGTCTTGGATGATAACATATCTGTCCCTTTGGCAAGCATGTTAACAGCCTTTCTCGTTTTCGGTTCTAGTCCGCA
- the LOC109718716 gene encoding probable phytol kinase, chloroplastic isoform X1: MWRGVAAHSPLLLRALPPPPPPTLLLVPTTNTTTTTTSLAPLLRASSPAPPRLRRVAAAAAAMHDGAAAALVMGGAYSLVLAFDKLSERHIVEQSLSRKIVHVLSGILFMSSWPFFSSSAAARYFAAIVPLLNCIRLLTHGLRLFTNEALIKSVTREGKPEELLRGPLYYVIVLLFCVLVFWRDSPVGVVSLSMMSGGDGFADIVGRRYGAIKLPYNRKKSWVGSISMFLSGFVFSIGMLFYFSCFGYICLDWERAIWKVALVSFAATLVESLPISDVLDDNISVPLASMLTAFLVFGSSPQSKVRLLAFTGKMLCPLTFRCMYADSRC, translated from the exons ATGTGGAGGGGAGTCGCCGCgcactctcctctcctcctacgagcccttcctcctcctcctcctcctacccTGCTTCTTGTACCCACCaccaacaccaccaccaccaccacctctctCGCCCCTCTCCTCAGAGCCTCCTCCCCTGCGCCGCCGCGGCTCCGCCGtgttgcggcggcggcggcggcgatgcacgacggcgccgccgccgccctcgtcaTGGGCGGCGCCTACTCCCTCGTCCTCGCCTTCGATAAGCTCTCCGAGAGGCATATCGTCGAACAG AGCTTAAGCAGAAAGATAGTGCATGTACTCTCTGGGATCCTTTTTATGTCCTCCTGGccattttttag TTCGTCGGCGGCAGCGCGGTATTTTGCTGCTATTGTTCCTCTCTTGAATTGCATTAGGCTTCTTACCCACGGCCTCCGCCTTTTTACCAATGAAGCTCTAATCAAATCGGTTACGCGCGAAGGAAAACCCGa GGAACTACTTAGAGGTCCATTATACTATGTCATAGTACTGTTGTTTTGTGTTTTAGTTTTCTGGCGCGACTCTCCGGTAGGGGTTGTGTCATTATCTATGATGAGTGGTGGTGATG GATTTGCCGATATTGTCGGTAGAAGGTATGGTGCAATAAAGCTTCCCTATAATAGGAAGAAGAGCTGGGTTGGGAGCATTTCCATGTTTTTATCCGGCTTCGTTTTCTCCATTGG GATGCTGTTCTACTTCTCATGTTTTGGGTACATCTGTTTGGATTGGGAGCGAGCAATTTGGAAAGTAGCATTGGTTTCTTTTGCAGCTACTTTGGTGGAATCACTTCCTATTAGTGACGTCTTGGATGATAACATATCTGTCCCTTTGGCAAGCATGTTAACAGCCTTTCTCGTTTTCGGTTCTAGTCCGCA
- the LOC109718716 gene encoding probable phytol kinase, chloroplastic isoform X2: MWRGVAAHSPLLLRALPPPPPPTLLLVPTTNTTTTTTSLAPLLRASSPAPPRLRRVAAAAAAMHDGAAAALVMGGAYSLVLAFDKLSERHIVEQSLSRKIVHVLSGILFMSSWPFFSSSAAARYFAAIVPLLNCIRLLTHGLRLFTNEALIKSVTREGKPEELLRGPLYYVIVLLFCVLVFWRDSPVGVVSLSMMSGGDGFADIVGRRYGAIKLPYNRKKSWVGSISMFLSGFVFSIGMLFYFSCFGYICLDWERAIWKVALVSFAATLVESLPISDVLDDNISVPLASMLTAFLVFGSSPQSKCGLNTAGE, translated from the exons ATGTGGAGGGGAGTCGCCGCgcactctcctctcctcctacgagcccttcctcctcctcctcctcctacccTGCTTCTTGTACCCACCaccaacaccaccaccaccaccacctctctCGCCCCTCTCCTCAGAGCCTCCTCCCCTGCGCCGCCGCGGCTCCGCCGtgttgcggcggcggcggcggcgatgcacgacggcgccgccgccgccctcgtcaTGGGCGGCGCCTACTCCCTCGTCCTCGCCTTCGATAAGCTCTCCGAGAGGCATATCGTCGAACAG AGCTTAAGCAGAAAGATAGTGCATGTACTCTCTGGGATCCTTTTTATGTCCTCCTGGccattttttag TTCGTCGGCGGCAGCGCGGTATTTTGCTGCTATTGTTCCTCTCTTGAATTGCATTAGGCTTCTTACCCACGGCCTCCGCCTTTTTACCAATGAAGCTCTAATCAAATCGGTTACGCGCGAAGGAAAACCCGa GGAACTACTTAGAGGTCCATTATACTATGTCATAGTACTGTTGTTTTGTGTTTTAGTTTTCTGGCGCGACTCTCCGGTAGGGGTTGTGTCATTATCTATGATGAGTGGTGGTGATG GATTTGCCGATATTGTCGGTAGAAGGTATGGTGCAATAAAGCTTCCCTATAATAGGAAGAAGAGCTGGGTTGGGAGCATTTCCATGTTTTTATCCGGCTTCGTTTTCTCCATTGG GATGCTGTTCTACTTCTCATGTTTTGGGTACATCTGTTTGGATTGGGAGCGAGCAATTTGGAAAGTAGCATTGGTTTCTTTTGCAGCTACTTTGGTGGAATCACTTCCTATTAGTGACGTCTTGGATGATAACATATCTGTCCCTTTGGCAAGCATGTTAACAGCCTTTCTCGTTTTCGGTTCTAGTCCGCA